The Pseudoliparis swirei isolate HS2019 ecotype Mariana Trench chromosome 1, NWPU_hadal_v1, whole genome shotgun sequence genome has a window encoding:
- the sdhaf3 gene encoding succinate dehydrogenase assembly factor 3, mitochondrial has translation MAVSAHVSKVRSLYKRILVLHRFLPIDLRALGDQYVKDEFRRHGGAAPEEAAGFMAEWKDYKDTLQSQVLEAAEGQTGSVRFGANLSEGKLGNFQHDQIGQLYELMLESTKSSRQFDIQKECK, from the exons ATGGCGGTGTCGGCTCACGTCTCCAAAGTCCGGTCTTTATACAAGAGGATTCTGGTCCTGCACCGGTTCCTGCCCATAGACCTGAGGGCCCTCGGGGACCAGTACGTGAAGGACGAGTtccggagacacggaggagctgCTCCCGAGGAGGCGGCGGGCTTCATGGCCGAGTGGAAG GACTACAAGGACACCCTGCAGTCTCAGGTCCTGGAGGCGGCAGAAGGGCAAACCGGCTCCGTCCGTTTCGGGGCCAACCTGTCGGAGGGGAAGCTCGGCAACTTCCAGCACGACCAGATCGGCCAGCTGTACGAACTAATGCTGGAGTCCACCAAGTCCAGCAGGCAGTTCGACATCCAGAAGGAGTGCAAGTGA